The window CTGCCATCCTAGCCTTCATATTCCGGGAGCATGTAAGTTTCTTAAAAAGTTCACCCCACCTTTGATCACAAGTTTGCAGTTGGGCTGAGTGTCAAAACGCAAGGGCTCAGATTCTTACTTTTTGTATTTCCGGACCTGACAGTTGCTAATTTAAATCATGATTCTGAAAATTTCTTTTGACTGTGTTCAGGTATTGTATAACTGTTTGTATTTATAGCATTGCATTCCTATAACAATGTTGTGCTTGTGATGCACAGTTAAAAATTGGCATCAAATTCTATTCAGCAACTAGAGATGCACTCTAATTCTTCATGTCAAAACCTGTTTGGTACATTACTCATTATGCGTGTGACCACAAAGATTTAGCCTAATCTAGCCTCAAGTCTGTAGCCCCAAACACATATGAGGAGCAGATTGCTGGTGAGCTCACTTCTTTGTAACTCCACACCACTAAATTTTGCCGTAGCACCACCAGATTTCCCTGAGAAGACTTTAATGTGTTAAGTTAGCGCAGTTCCCTAATATAAATGACACCCAGCCCAACCCAGAATTCAGTGAAATCATCTGAAGTAACCGATGTTATCTGTGTGACGCTAATCTGCGTGCTGTCGCTTTAGCTGACCAGAGAGTACTTCACCAAAGAGCTGAAGAAACATTATCAGGGCTACAATAACAGCGACGTCTTCACCTCCACATGGAACGCCATCATGACTACAGTAAGACCACCGCACACATGGCAGAGAGCTGACGTAATGCAGCTTTTACAGACTCACCCTATCCACCAAACAGTGTGTGGAAACGTAAAGGTTAACAGCCAGGGCTATATTTTATAGATAAATCTGAGACATTTAGGTCAATATTCATGCTGGATTTCCGCACGCACACAGTGGACCACAGGCCAGTGCGCAAACTTAACAATAAgggctgcttcttcttctccttcctctcAGTTTGACTGCTGTGGGGTGAACAGCCCAGAGGATTTTAAGGAAAGCATGTTCAGGATGATGAACCAAAATCATGTGGTGCCAGAAGCCTGCTGCCAGCGTGCCGGTCAGACTGCCGAGTCAGCCTATACCAGCCAGGAGCAGTGCTTATCGGGCAATATGATGTTCCGTAATAATAAGGTAACTTTTCACATCTACCATGTCAAGAtctcgctctcgctctctctctctctctctctctctctctctctctctctctctctctctctctctctctctctctctctctctctctctcgtgctTTCACTTCCTTCTTCTAAACCTCCTCAAGGCTTAATTAGAGCTGAAGACGGTTGAGGGGTGACATCCAGGGACTAGCTGACTCCTCCATGGCTGATTagtgcttttctgtgttttgggtGTCACAGAAGACCATCTTACTGTGTGGTAGAGCACAGAGACAACAGCGCTATGTATGTGTCtggatgtgtgcgtgtgttttgtgtgagatatacacacacacacactcgtgcaTGCCCACATCCCTGCTCACATGGCTTCCATGTGCACAAAGGAAGCCTTGAGTGTAATTACAGTGAAAGCTGATAGGAAGAGCTTTTTTACTGCAGTCTCCACCTGTTGTTTTTCAGCCCATTAGAACAATGAGAGATATCCACCGTGTGTGCCCCGCTCTGTTCATTCACACAAAGAGCTCTCATTAAAAGCCAGTGAGGCTGGAGGCCCTTCTTCCCACTCATTCAGCCAGGCCTTTGTTCAGACTCTCACTCAGTTGAAGCTGTGATGTTACTTTAATTGTCTCTGTAATTCTGCAAGTTTATAGCCTATTGATTTTCTGCTGAGTGTCACGTCTTTGTGTCCACAGGGTTGTTACTCTGCAGTAGTTGACTACTTCGAATTGTACATCTATGTGGCTGGAGCCCTGGCCATAGTGGTGCTAACCATTGAGGTACGAGcaagttttaaaatatgaaacttttttttttgcctgtgtaTTCTGAATATTCATTTTAGAAAATTTGCAAGGCTGCTTTAACCCAAGGCTATTTTCCTGAATATGCCAGTGTTATGCTTTTTGAATAGCAACACCGCCACCTTGTGCTAAAATTTAGTATCACAGAACATAGCGGTTTTTAAACTGAGGTGAATGTTGGACAGTACAGTGTATTTATTTCTATTAACAATTTGGTAGGGGGGATTTTGAACAGTCTCTTTCTGTATGTGTGctcattatttctttttctttccctctttcctcAGCTTTTTGCCATGGTTTTTGCAATGTGTCTCTTCAGGGGAATCCAGTAGAGCTGCTTCATCCAcgaacttctttttttttttctctaaaaaaaaagaaaaagggaattcaggagaaaagaagaaaaaaatggacaTTTGTAAATTTTGTGGATCTCTTTTTCTATTGGCTAATTGGTAGAAAAACAAACTCTTGTACTTCACAGCTGGACTTTTGAGGTACTGGgtgattaaaaatatacaaacacacacacagacatagagacacacacattgcatTGAGACTAGACTAGAGAGAAaactgatgtttaaaaaaaaaaaaaaagatttgtgtgcaAAGTCAAAATGGTAATTTGTGGACCAGGTCTTGAGCAGATTGGGTGTAAAGTGGACCGGGGATGAGGACCAGGTGAAGCCTGAGCAGAAGGCACTGCACTGACTTTTGGATGAAGAATATTTATATTAAGTAAAGTTGGCTTgactgtaaaaatgaaaaatgtgtttcttgTAAACTCTGGCTGTTATCCTTTCCCCTTTCATACTGTATAATGTAATAACCTCCCTTCCTCCACATGCCTTTTTTACAGCCACACTTCTTCAATGCTGTATTATATAAGctctgtttatttgtgtgtgtgtgtgtgtgtgtgtgtgtgtgtgtgtgtgtgtgtgtgtgcgtgtatataCTGGATGCTCTTTATGAATGTGTATGAGCCTATTTGTATGCATGTGAGCTTGTGGCTCTCTGTTATCTCTCCCAAGCTTCAAAGCCAACTActctaattcttttttttcctgtttgtatgGTGATGTTTTATTGCATTAGTGGTTATATGTGGTTCTTGGTGGTGAAATGTGTATGCCTTTGTATTAGATTCTTGAAAAGTAAGTTACATAAATGGCATTTTACCTGACCCTTCCCGTGTGTTTTCTCAAGCTGGTTGCACAATTTCACACCAttttcgttttctttttttaaatgaaaggttGACCCCATTTATAAAGACACTGGTAAGTAATAATATTGCGTCACAGGATAAttaaaaacaagtgtttgttaaaaGATTATTGCTTATTAAGTGAAGCTCACTAACTAACTTAACTTTTAAGAGCTTATGTCACCTTCATGATCATTTTTAGGATACATGTGACTGTTACACATTTCCCACATGAAATTATTCTTCTGTGCTACTGAAGTCTGGAAACAAAGAAGGGGTTTTATTTGCTGAATAGCCAAACCATAAGAAAATGCCATTAGCCTTTAGTGTCCATATATAATTATATGACTCCGGGTGAAGCTTTTGTAATGAAATCAATCTCAACCATATTGCTGGAGTgcattgattttatttgcaaaaaaaagtaaaggtaTTGATTAGAAATGCCTGTGGACATTGATCTATtgcagcagcctcagaaaaTGGCAGAAGAATacatcaaaggaaaaaaaagggaggcATGGGGAACATGTAATGCAACAAAAAAGCATGGTAGGGATGAAAATGAAACCCATCATTTGTGGAATTTGCATTAGTATCGCTTTCAGAGCAAAGAAACCGATGGAAATtgaaaagacacaaaactgTTTAACACGGGTAAAAACGAAGGTATTTAAAGTTCCTAATTGCCATcctaatttttttaatgtggtctttttttttctctcttttttttactgcataCCTTTTTGAATACTCCCTCCAAACAGTGTGCATGACAAAGCCTACTAAAAACCCAAGTATGGCTTTGTTTGACATTTGGTGAGCAGGCAGCCTGTTCCAGTAACAAATCCACATTTTCAGCAAAATGTGGCCATTTGGAGGGGGAAAACACAAGATCATAGCAACTGGTAAGTGATATCCAAAGAGAAGCAAAAATGCTTATTCTGTAacataaatattgtttttagagTAGTGCTTGCAACCTCAGTCCTGCTGTGTGTTGCTTGTTAGCTTGCTATAGTGTTTGAGGGTTGTACCACTAACGGTTAATCTTTCTATTTGCATATGCAAGCAAACCGATTGTGCAAAGTACATAGGCTGTATTTTGTGGCTTGTAAATGCCGGTTCCCACAGACTTTGTGCAGAAGACAGATGGCGCTGAGAGAATCCTGAATTTATGGAAGAATTCTGTAACAGCAATATAATGTTGAAGTCAACTTGAAAGGGTTCACATTGTAGAACATTTCTGAGAGGTGGACATAACTTAATGGTTTGAAAAGCGAGGTGATGCCTGTAAATTCTTCAGTCTCTTTTAGAGCCAGCAGAGGGCGACACCTCTGGTTACAACAAGAAATCTCTGGGAAAACAGCCCTTTGGCTCCTTTGATTGATGATCTCAGTAAACGcgttcctgatgagtttatggttagcttcatgttttattgagtACAGCAGAATGTTTAGTTTATGAATTagcccccacccctcccctaGAGTTAAAAAGGTCAAAAAGCAGGTTTTGTTTTCAGGCAGCCTTTATCTCCTAACAAGCTGCTACAGCACGAATGTACAGTGTCTCTCAGATTCACCCCTTGCTCTTTACCTCCACTGTCAAAAAAGGTAAAGAGTTCTTTGCATGTTTAAATCTGTCTGTCTTCTTAAATGCCCACACTGAATCTGTCTTTTGTCTAACAGGTAGTCGAATTTCAAGCTTCAGCTCAACAGTTGCACAAACCTTTGTGGTTCTTGGCTCTGTTGATGTTACTTAGAATTCTTCTCcatctaaaataaaaaattaaccaGGCTTCAGCTCCTCCGTTCGCATGATGACAGCAGAAAActgtttactgaaaccaaacaaAGAGCAAAATAAGGAGGTACAAAGAAATGACACCCTCTGTCGATTCTcaggttttacatatcaggagATAATAGAGTATACAGCGTGTGGTAATAGAGCTAACTATCTTAGGAAGAAGGCCAGGAAggaactgctttttttttttttttaaaccccttTAACCCCCCACTCATACGCTATAATAATTTGAACTGATAACACTCTGATGATCATAGGAGAGATGTCAGTCTAAAATTTGTTGCACTTAACAAAAtgactattctattctattctgtttgTAGATAGTGAAAAAGTCCTTAGCAGGTCTTAAAATTAGGTAAATACAACTTGAGATGAAACACATGACACATCACATCATGTCATATAGTTATttaaacatacataaaaatatttatttaaacataacTCTGGTGTTTTGAAGCCATTCTGCTGTAGACTTTCTGATGTGGTTGGGATCGTTATCCCGTTCTTTGGTTCACAGAGGAGTTCAGAGACCGCAAAACAAGCACAAATCAAGCACCCTGCACCatcgtgcttgacagttggcacaaagtgtttgtgccgatttgcttttgcttttgatCAAACATGGCACTGTGCATCTTggtcaaacatctccactttggtctcgtaTGTCCAAGGTGACCATAGTCTGGCTGAATTTAGTGGGTTATCCACTCCTGTGAATACTGG is drawn from Pelmatolapia mariae isolate MD_Pm_ZW linkage group LG7, Pm_UMD_F_2, whole genome shotgun sequence and contains these coding sequences:
- the tspan18b gene encoding tetraspanin-18B, translated to MGQGEASARGTTMEGDCLSCIKYLMFVFNFLIFLGGSFLLGVGVWVLVDPTGFREIVATNPLLFTGVYIILGMGGMLFLLGFLGCCGAIRENKCLLLFFFMLILLIFLAELAAAILAFIFREHLTREYFTKELKKHYQGYNNSDVFTSTWNAIMTTFDCCGVNSPEDFKESMFRMMNQNHVVPEACCQRAGQTAESAYTSQEQCLSGNMMFRNNKGCYSAVVDYFELYIYVAGALAIVVLTIELFAMVFAMCLFRGIQ